The Vicia villosa cultivar HV-30 ecotype Madison, WI linkage group LG1, Vvil1.0, whole genome shotgun sequence genome includes a region encoding these proteins:
- the LOC131644180 gene encoding protein LIGHT-DEPENDENT SHORT HYPOCOTYLS 2-like — protein sequence MDLVSESTNSTLSKIESPTSGSSITNNSISSGSSTPTSSRYENQKRRDWNTFCQYLRNHRPPLSLALCSGAHVLEFLNYLDQFGKTKVHNHPCPFFGIPNPPAPCPCPLRQAWGSLDALIGRLRAAYEENGGRPETNPFGSRSVRIYLRDVRDFQAKARGVSYEKKRKRPKPKITAPTTAS from the coding sequence ATGGATTTGGTTTCAGAATCTACAAACTCGACCTTAAGCAAGATCGAGAGTCCCACTAGTGGATCTTCGATAACCAACAATAGTATCAGCAGCGGAAGTTCAACTCCAACTTCAAGCCGTTACGAGAACCAAAAGAGAAGAGACTGGAACACGTTTTGTCAGTATCTCCGAAACCACCGTCCGCCACTCTCGTTAGCCCTATGTAGCGGTGCTCATGTTCTTGAGTTTCTCAACTACCTTGACCAGTTTGGGAAAACGAAGGTTCACAATCATCCTTGTCCGTTCTTCGGAATCCCTAATCCACCGGCTCCTTGTCCTTGTCCTCTTCGTCAGGCGTGGGGAAGTCTCGACGCTCTCATCGGTCGACTCCGTGCTGCTTATGAAGAGAACGGTGGTCGGCCTGAGACTAACCCGTTTGGTTCTCGGTCTGTTAGGATTTATTTAAGGGATGTTCGTGATTTTCAAGCTAAAGCTAGAGGTGTTAGCTAtgaaaagaagaggaagaggcCTAAGCCTAAGATTACTGCACCCACAACTGCTAGTTAG